The following are from one region of the Corylus avellana chromosome ca1, CavTom2PMs-1.0 genome:
- the LOC132179347 gene encoding pyruvate, phosphate dikinase, chloroplastic-like yields MGSSLSYKVGTMIEIPRAALVADEIAKEAEFFSFGTNDLTQMTFGYSRDDVGKFLPIYLAQGILQNDPFEVLDQRGVGQLIKIATERGRAARPSLKVGICGEHGGEPSSVAFFAEAGLDYVSCSPFRVPIARLAAAQVAV; encoded by the exons GGGTTCCTCCTTGAGCTATAAGGTGGGGACAATGATTGAAATCCCTAGAGCTGCTCTGGTTGCAGATGAG ATTGCAAAGGAAGCAGAGTTCTTCTCCTTTGGGACCAATGATCTTACACAGATGACCTTTGGTTACAGTAGAGATGATGTTGGCAAGTTTCTCCCTATTTACCTAGCCCAAGGCATTCTGCAAAATGATCCGTTTGAG GTTCTTGATCAAAGAGGTGTCGGTCAGCTCATCAAGATTGCCACTGAAAGGGGTCGTGCAGCTAGGCCTAGCTTAAAG GTTGGAATATGTGGAGAGCATGGTGGGGAACCTTCTTCCGTTGCCTTCTTTGCAGAGGCTGGACTGGACTATGTTTCATGTTCTCCATTCAG GGTTCCAATTGCTAGGCTTGCAGCTGCTCAAGTTGCCGTTTGA